In bacterium, one genomic interval encodes:
- a CDS encoding LacI family DNA-binding transcriptional regulator: MSNSATIRDVARAAVVSISTVSFVVNGKADKYRISH, translated from the coding sequence ATGAGTAATTCAGCAACAATCAGGGATGTCGCCAGAGCCGCTGTGGTTTCAATCTCAACAGTCTCGTTTGTGGTCAATGGGAAGGCCGACAAGTATCGGATCAGCCACTAG